In Archangium violaceum, the following are encoded in one genomic region:
- a CDS encoding beta-ketoacyl synthase N-terminal-like domain-containing protein yields the protein MTTVGVEREKLKLLQKQLALSRKSVHEEARPEPIAIVGLHGYLPQAMGVQDFWRYLDEDRSVITEIPADRFDWREFYDATGEDASKMRTRWGAFIPDIKSFDPAFFGFLPNEADLLDPQLRLLLMSVYQSLENAGCAPSGLKKSRTGVYVALEDNEYLHHLRAARVDLGVNGFNHHPSMVANRLSYFFDLRGPSEIVNTMCASGAVAIHRAMTAIHNREIDLAIVGAARIILRPEPLIGLSRMKVLSSKDSVKSFGEDAEGYIRAEGVISLVLKPLSKAQRDHDRIHALIRSSAVNYNGQGGMSIAAPNVEAHTEVIKRCYEQAGVDARDIGYIEAQGMGNQVGDISEWEACNRALEQLASAQGNVIEPGSCRISTLKPMLGHMECASALGAVLKIVRTFQTQKVHKILGLERVNPYLDLEGRPCRLMTSTEPWTRGQRPRLAGLHSYGSGGNNAHLLLEEYVPSSRPVVSPPARRQLLVVSGKTQLQLREHVAALRDHLEREPGVPLANVAFTLQTGRDALAHRAAFVVGSVAEFVEKAGAFLGASKELPGVHTGVVKDPVSPGRGLDTKELDGTAAAWVSGAPVDWATLHEGTDVEKVTLPAYAFKKVPCWASAPRQQQSEPASAPRVEIVESKAPRSTGEKRPKRICVVGAGPSGLVMAKSLLEEGHQPVIFEKQRTMGGLWVLNKEKTAGAYKKTRFQSSMFTSIFSDFLPQDIKSTFYSVDEVMAYLRRYAEAFHLTELIQYESEVVSVSQVGDRWTVTIRRNGEERQEEFDGVALCQGSFWQPYFPKKKGLEHFKGEILHSGQYFDNSSFRGKRVLVIGSGVSAMDIAEEAAEVAAEVYWSRRSKKLILPRMVGFVPNDCQSPASLLIPENRYNIIERLRQSMPEYFELYQRSGILPSEQEFRRNPIVHINDGIVKLVAEGKVQPRGDLERFYEKGCVFSDAASSEVEVDVVVFATGYKNFGSEDVRYGYLQNISVAKEFAMGIFYGKNPSLVNTSVLPIAFTGSFYFMEMVARWYAQIMSGKYVLSDEELSHRITDDYYLIMAPVSSVLFGLKLGLFPRPEQEFREFWRLLNYPAFPMIHRLRGSHANEDARKQLEVFRQKSFVKTDQSDPALKLLKHRILAGLGRENLESLLRRGEITSAEYDGALEQRANPLVLDWEAQYIKKKSRDEAGPGLLAAAAKPEAVTGPGAARKVEESLARTLAAMTAEVLRVEPGEIEPEKNLSEYGFDSITLTGFSNELSRQFRFIKLAPSTFLEHPTLGALVGFLARKYGKELREHFGLNEVETTAQPVVAKVEVVATEARSEARAPTYSVSSGTESPESDEAIAIIGIGGRFPGAASVSEFWRNLVDERSSISEVPDSRWRWQDYWGDPQKEENKTDCTHGAFLEGIDRFDPLHFDISPREATFMDPQHRMLLEVTWETMENAGYTRARLQNKRVGLFVGVEKQDYVELLKDSGHALDGYMNTGNAHSMLANRVSRYFSWRGPSMVLDTACSGSFTALSLAVEQLRHGSIELAFVGGVNVLLTPSLFILNRKLGMLTNEPVTRPFDRGASGHLNGEGMGLVLLKRLSSAIRDNDTIYGVIKGVAVEHGGKGVYLMAPNATSHQEVIREALRDARLQPGDIDYIEAQGTGNQLTDVMELKTYQHVFSARPSGAIGLGTIKGNLGHLGAASGVVGLIKSVLSLRNNTLTRILNLQELNWDEADGELPVRVLDRTEAWPAKYQGGQRVPRRVGIHNYGFGGMNAHAILEEYVDAGRPAQTPAGAAEQVIVLSTRKAPQLQMLARQLLRFLKGQEYLSWGFSEITLEEVAFALQCGREAMTHRVAFVASSLPDLVEKLERYLDDRGQTETSGGGIFRGAVDDAALKEWKLLLGEEESRFIIQNSLQRRNLAKLALLWVKGVQIPWEELYGSRRVRRVPLPGYPFLRERYWIPPGRAVRTVAAERLSTAMIEAPPPQVEKGVDKDAGSVVVGLLAQVTAIPREQLTGSAVLREQGIDSMLTAQLVDLIDSTLSVRLELSDVQECQTVGELVQRVRSRGESGSSRSVLPREVELLRRGDGLASTVWFHAALGTVQMYVPFARKLGGDLSFHAVQSRGVRDSQKPFDDLVEMASHYRDILMKLKGQGAFQLGGYSQGGALAYEVARQLQLAGRSVTSIVLVDTPFPPVSSRISRKCNLALTFLNILNMSGLARPDDLKTFMARSPRNEDLLPFLVQVGLERGLKYSEDELRAAIQKFSAISEANITSMGRYSVAPLPRPGEVECHYFSRRDKEWFFRPELATVEELAEQNRYHATSDCVERWRDFLPNLTVHRTAAPDHFAMFEDEETLGMMVEVCRRLYGIEPRIDAAAMLARETARDSTEARSV from the coding sequence ATGACGACTGTTGGCGTGGAGCGGGAGAAGCTGAAGCTGCTGCAGAAGCAGCTCGCGCTGTCCAGGAAGAGCGTCCACGAGGAGGCGCGGCCCGAGCCGATCGCCATCGTCGGCCTGCATGGGTATCTCCCGCAGGCCATGGGCGTTCAGGACTTCTGGCGCTACCTGGACGAGGATCGCTCCGTCATCACGGAGATCCCCGCCGATCGGTTCGATTGGCGGGAGTTCTACGATGCGACGGGCGAGGATGCCTCGAAGATGCGCACCCGGTGGGGCGCGTTCATTCCCGACATCAAGAGCTTCGATCCGGCCTTCTTCGGCTTCCTGCCCAACGAGGCGGACCTCCTGGATCCACAGCTCCGCCTGCTGCTGATGTCCGTGTATCAGTCGCTCGAGAACGCCGGCTGCGCCCCGTCGGGTCTGAAGAAGAGCCGCACGGGTGTGTATGTCGCCCTCGAGGACAACGAGTACCTGCATCACCTCAGGGCCGCGCGGGTGGACCTGGGCGTCAATGGGTTCAACCACCACCCCAGCATGGTGGCCAACCGGCTCTCGTACTTCTTCGACCTGCGTGGGCCGAGCGAGATCGTCAACACGATGTGTGCCAGCGGCGCGGTGGCGATCCACCGGGCCATGACCGCCATCCACAACCGGGAGATCGACCTCGCCATCGTCGGGGCCGCACGCATCATCCTCCGGCCCGAGCCGCTGATCGGCCTCTCTCGGATGAAGGTCCTCAGCTCGAAGGACTCCGTGAAGTCTTTCGGTGAGGACGCCGAGGGTTACATCCGTGCCGAAGGTGTCATCAGTCTCGTGCTCAAGCCGCTGTCGAAGGCGCAGCGGGACCACGATCGCATCCACGCCCTGATCCGGAGCAGCGCCGTCAACTACAACGGCCAGGGGGGCATGTCGATCGCGGCTCCCAACGTCGAGGCGCATACCGAGGTCATCAAGCGGTGCTACGAGCAGGCCGGCGTCGATGCTCGTGACATCGGGTACATCGAAGCCCAGGGGATGGGGAACCAGGTCGGCGACATCTCAGAGTGGGAGGCTTGCAACAGGGCCCTGGAGCAGCTGGCATCGGCCCAGGGCAACGTCATCGAGCCGGGCTCCTGCCGCATCAGCACGCTCAAGCCGATGCTCGGGCACATGGAGTGTGCCTCGGCGCTGGGCGCGGTGCTCAAGATCGTCCGGACCTTCCAGACCCAGAAGGTCCATAAGATCCTCGGCCTGGAGCGAGTCAATCCCTATCTCGACCTGGAAGGGCGGCCCTGCCGGTTGATGACGAGCACCGAGCCGTGGACGCGGGGACAGCGGCCTCGGTTGGCGGGTCTCCATTCCTACGGGTCCGGGGGAAACAACGCGCACCTGTTGCTCGAGGAGTACGTGCCTTCGTCCCGGCCGGTGGTCAGCCCTCCGGCGAGGCGGCAACTGCTCGTCGTCTCGGGGAAGACGCAGCTCCAACTGCGCGAGCATGTCGCGGCCCTGCGTGACCACCTGGAGCGGGAACCCGGTGTTCCGCTCGCCAACGTCGCCTTCACGCTTCAGACCGGTCGTGATGCGCTGGCGCACCGGGCCGCGTTCGTCGTCGGCTCCGTGGCCGAGTTCGTCGAGAAGGCGGGCGCGTTCCTGGGGGCGTCGAAGGAACTGCCCGGTGTCCATACCGGCGTCGTGAAGGATCCGGTGAGCCCAGGTCGAGGCCTGGACACGAAGGAGCTCGACGGAACCGCCGCGGCCTGGGTCAGCGGCGCGCCGGTGGACTGGGCGACCCTGCACGAGGGCACGGACGTCGAGAAGGTCACCCTGCCGGCGTACGCCTTCAAGAAGGTCCCCTGCTGGGCCAGCGCGCCCCGCCAGCAGCAGTCAGAGCCGGCGAGCGCACCCAGGGTCGAGATCGTCGAGAGCAAGGCTCCCCGCTCCACGGGGGAGAAGCGCCCGAAGCGGATCTGCGTGGTCGGCGCCGGCCCCTCTGGCCTCGTGATGGCCAAGTCCCTCCTGGAGGAGGGGCATCAGCCGGTCATCTTCGAGAAGCAACGGACGATGGGCGGGCTGTGGGTCCTCAACAAGGAGAAGACGGCCGGCGCGTACAAGAAGACGCGCTTCCAGAGCTCGATGTTCACGAGCATCTTCTCGGACTTCCTCCCTCAGGACATCAAGAGCACGTTCTACAGTGTCGATGAGGTGATGGCGTACCTTCGCAGGTACGCCGAGGCGTTCCACCTCACCGAGCTCATCCAATACGAGAGCGAGGTCGTCTCCGTCTCCCAGGTGGGAGACAGGTGGACCGTCACGATCCGGAGGAACGGCGAGGAGCGCCAGGAGGAGTTCGATGGCGTTGCCCTGTGCCAGGGGAGCTTCTGGCAGCCCTACTTCCCCAAGAAGAAGGGCCTGGAGCACTTCAAGGGCGAGATCCTCCACTCGGGGCAGTATTTCGACAACTCGAGCTTCCGGGGGAAGCGGGTCCTGGTCATCGGCAGCGGTGTCAGCGCGATGGACATCGCCGAGGAGGCCGCGGAGGTCGCGGCGGAGGTCTATTGGAGCCGCCGCTCCAAGAAGCTCATCCTGCCGCGAATGGTGGGCTTCGTCCCCAATGACTGCCAGTCGCCCGCGAGCCTCCTGATCCCCGAGAACCGCTACAACATCATCGAGCGTCTCCGGCAGTCGATGCCGGAGTATTTCGAGCTGTATCAGCGCAGCGGCATCCTCCCGAGTGAGCAGGAGTTCCGCCGCAACCCCATCGTCCACATCAACGATGGGATCGTGAAGCTGGTCGCGGAAGGAAAGGTCCAGCCTCGCGGCGATCTGGAGCGCTTCTACGAGAAGGGCTGTGTCTTCTCGGACGCCGCTTCGTCGGAAGTCGAGGTGGATGTCGTCGTCTTCGCCACGGGCTACAAGAACTTCGGCTCGGAGGACGTCCGCTACGGCTACCTCCAGAACATCTCGGTCGCGAAGGAGTTCGCGATGGGGATCTTCTACGGAAAGAACCCCAGCCTCGTGAATACGTCGGTGCTGCCCATCGCGTTCACCGGCTCGTTCTACTTCATGGAGATGGTGGCGCGCTGGTACGCGCAGATCATGTCCGGCAAGTACGTGCTCAGTGACGAGGAGCTCTCACACCGGATCACCGACGACTACTACCTCATCATGGCGCCCGTCTCGAGCGTGCTCTTCGGGCTGAAGCTGGGCTTGTTCCCCAGGCCGGAGCAGGAGTTCCGCGAGTTCTGGCGGCTGCTGAACTACCCCGCCTTCCCGATGATCCACCGGCTGCGCGGCTCTCACGCCAACGAGGACGCCAGGAAGCAGCTGGAGGTCTTCCGGCAGAAGTCGTTCGTCAAGACGGACCAGTCGGATCCCGCGCTCAAGCTCTTGAAGCACCGCATCCTGGCGGGGCTGGGCCGGGAGAACCTCGAGTCCCTCCTGCGCCGGGGCGAGATCACCTCCGCCGAGTACGACGGCGCCCTCGAGCAGCGCGCGAACCCCCTCGTCCTGGATTGGGAGGCTCAGTACATCAAGAAGAAGTCCCGCGACGAGGCCGGGCCTGGGTTGCTGGCGGCGGCCGCGAAGCCCGAGGCCGTGACCGGCCCCGGGGCGGCGAGGAAGGTCGAGGAGTCGTTGGCCAGGACGCTGGCGGCCATGACCGCCGAGGTCCTGAGGGTCGAGCCGGGTGAGATCGAGCCGGAGAAGAACCTGAGTGAGTACGGGTTCGATTCGATCACCCTGACCGGCTTCTCCAACGAGCTCTCGCGCCAGTTCCGGTTCATCAAGCTGGCGCCTTCCACCTTCCTGGAGCATCCGACGCTCGGCGCGTTGGTGGGCTTCCTCGCCAGGAAGTACGGGAAGGAGCTGCGCGAGCACTTCGGGCTGAACGAGGTGGAGACGACCGCGCAGCCGGTGGTGGCGAAGGTCGAGGTCGTGGCCACGGAAGCCCGGAGCGAGGCTCGTGCGCCCACGTACTCCGTCAGCTCGGGCACGGAGAGCCCGGAGAGCGACGAGGCCATCGCCATCATCGGCATCGGAGGCCGGTTTCCGGGCGCCGCGAGCGTGAGCGAGTTCTGGCGCAACCTCGTCGACGAGCGGTCTTCCATCTCGGAGGTGCCGGACTCGCGCTGGCGCTGGCAGGACTACTGGGGCGATCCGCAGAAGGAGGAGAACAAGACGGATTGCACCCATGGCGCGTTCCTGGAGGGCATCGATCGCTTCGATCCGTTGCACTTCGACATCTCGCCGCGCGAAGCGACCTTCATGGACCCCCAGCACCGGATGCTGTTGGAGGTCACCTGGGAGACGATGGAGAACGCGGGCTACACGCGCGCCCGCTTGCAGAACAAGCGCGTCGGCCTGTTCGTCGGCGTCGAGAAGCAGGACTACGTGGAGCTGCTCAAGGACTCCGGGCATGCCCTCGACGGCTACATGAACACCGGAAATGCCCACTCGATGCTGGCCAACAGGGTCTCCCGCTACTTCTCGTGGCGGGGCCCCAGCATGGTGCTCGACACGGCCTGCTCCGGCTCGTTCACGGCGCTGAGTCTCGCCGTCGAGCAGCTCCGGCACGGGAGCATCGAGCTGGCCTTCGTCGGCGGCGTCAACGTCCTGCTGACCCCCAGCCTGTTCATCCTCAACAGGAAGCTGGGGATGCTCACGAACGAGCCAGTCACCCGGCCCTTCGACCGCGGGGCCTCCGGCCATCTGAATGGCGAAGGTATGGGCCTGGTCCTGCTCAAGCGGCTCTCCTCCGCCATCCGGGACAACGACACGATCTACGGCGTCATCAAGGGCGTCGCGGTCGAGCACGGCGGCAAGGGCGTGTACCTGATGGCGCCGAACGCCACCTCCCACCAGGAGGTCATCCGGGAAGCCCTCCGCGATGCGCGTCTCCAGCCGGGAGACATCGACTACATCGAGGCGCAGGGCACGGGCAATCAGCTCACCGACGTCATGGAGCTGAAGACCTATCAGCACGTGTTCTCGGCGCGTCCGTCCGGCGCCATCGGGTTGGGAACGATCAAGGGCAACCTGGGGCACCTGGGCGCCGCGTCGGGCGTCGTCGGACTCATCAAGTCCGTCCTGTCGCTCAGGAACAACACGCTCACCCGGATCCTGAACCTCCAGGAGCTGAACTGGGACGAGGCGGACGGCGAGCTTCCGGTGCGAGTGCTGGACAGGACCGAGGCATGGCCCGCGAAGTACCAGGGCGGTCAGCGCGTCCCGCGGCGTGTCGGAATCCACAACTATGGCTTCGGCGGCATGAACGCCCACGCCATCCTGGAGGAGTATGTCGACGCGGGGCGGCCCGCGCAGACGCCGGCCGGAGCGGCGGAGCAGGTCATCGTGCTCTCGACCCGGAAGGCCCCCCAGCTTCAGATGCTCGCCCGACAGTTGCTCCGCTTCCTGAAGGGCCAGGAGTACCTGTCGTGGGGCTTCTCGGAGATCACCCTCGAGGAGGTTGCCTTCGCCCTCCAGTGCGGACGCGAGGCGATGACGCATCGCGTGGCCTTCGTCGCGTCCTCGCTCCCGGACCTGGTCGAGAAGCTCGAGCGCTATCTGGATGACCGGGGCCAGACCGAGACCTCCGGTGGAGGCATCTTCCGGGGCGCCGTGGACGATGCGGCGCTCAAGGAGTGGAAGCTGCTCCTCGGAGAGGAGGAGAGCCGGTTCATCATCCAGAACAGCTTGCAGCGGCGAAACCTCGCGAAGCTGGCGCTGCTATGGGTGAAGGGTGTCCAGATCCCCTGGGAGGAGCTCTACGGGAGCCGGCGCGTCCGGCGCGTGCCCCTGCCGGGCTACCCCTTCCTGCGAGAGCGCTACTGGATCCCGCCCGGCCGTGCCGTGCGGACGGTGGCAGCCGAACGGCTCTCCACCGCCATGATCGAGGCACCGCCCCCGCAGGTGGAGAAGGGCGTCGACAAGGACGCCGGGTCGGTGGTGGTGGGACTGCTCGCTCAGGTCACCGCGATACCCCGTGAGCAGCTGACCGGCTCCGCGGTCTTGAGGGAGCAGGGTATCGACTCCATGCTCACGGCCCAGCTGGTGGATCTGATCGACAGTACGTTGTCCGTCCGCCTGGAGCTCTCCGATGTCCAGGAGTGCCAGACCGTTGGGGAGCTGGTGCAGCGGGTCCGGTCACGGGGGGAGAGTGGCTCGTCCCGGTCCGTCCTGCCACGAGAGGTGGAGCTTCTTCGCCGGGGAGACGGGCTCGCGTCGACCGTCTGGTTCCACGCCGCGCTCGGCACCGTCCAGATGTACGTGCCGTTCGCCCGGAAGCTGGGCGGTGACCTGTCCTTCCATGCGGTCCAGTCTCGCGGCGTCCGGGACTCGCAGAAGCCGTTCGACGACCTCGTCGAGATGGCGAGCCACTACCGCGACATCCTGATGAAGCTGAAGGGGCAGGGCGCCTTCCAGCTCGGAGGCTACTCCCAGGGCGGCGCGCTGGCGTACGAGGTGGCCAGACAGCTGCAACTCGCCGGACGGAGCGTCACGAGCATCGTCCTCGTCGATACGCCCTTCCCACCCGTCTCCTCGCGGATCTCGCGGAAGTGCAACCTCGCCCTGACGTTCCTGAACATCCTCAACATGAGCGGCCTGGCCAGGCCCGATGACTTGAAGACCTTCATGGCGCGTTCCCCCAGGAACGAGGACCTCCTGCCCTTCCTGGTCCAGGTGGGGCTCGAGCGGGGCCTCAAGTACTCCGAGGATGAGCTCAGGGCGGCGATCCAGAAGTTCTCCGCCATCTCCGAGGCGAACATCACCTCCATGGGGCGCTACTCGGTCGCTCCCCTGCCTCGTCCCGGCGAGGTGGAGTGCCACTACTTCTCCCGCAGGGACAAGGAATGGTTCTTCCGGCCGGAGCTGGCCACCGTGGAGGAGCTCGCCGAGCAGAACCGGTACCACGCGACAAGCGATTGTGTGGAACGGTGGCGGGACTTCCTCCCCAACCTGACCGTCCACAGGACGGCGGCGCCGGATCATTTCGCGATGTTCGAGGATGAAGAGACGCTCGGGATGATGGTCGAGGTCTGCCGCAGGTTGTATGGCATCGAGCCACGGATCGATGCCGCGGCGATGCTCGCTCGCGAGACCGCGAGGGACTCGACCGAAGCTCGCAGCGTGTGA
- a CDS encoding MupA/Atu3671 family FMN-dependent luciferase-like monooxygenase translates to MASNDTRINERLAEILSFPARPQSQHPSPIELSFIFFSDANQGLDNRYKLIFDIADFADRHGFEAVWMPERHFHPFGGIYPNPAVLASALAVRTKHIRLRSGSVVLPLHHPAEVVESWAMVDHLSNGRVDLGFASGWNPNDFILSPGTFANLKEVWKERLGTVRRLWRGEPMSFPNGKGKDTEIRVYPQPIQKELNVWLAITKLDETYTYAGHEGYNVLTMLQGIDLDELGRKIRLYKTARQEAGLPPEGGKVTLMLHTLVHENLKRVEAAVREPFFNYIKSALTGHIQSLPESERPSERELNKIVEYSYERYFKTGAMFGSVDDVMSVVKKAASVGVTEIACLMDFGIDYSLVMESLPFLHRLKTALAREGLARMGGLE, encoded by the coding sequence ATGGCTTCGAACGACACACGTATCAACGAGCGTCTGGCGGAAATCCTGTCATTTCCGGCACGGCCCCAGAGCCAGCATCCGTCTCCGATCGAGCTGAGCTTCATCTTCTTCTCCGATGCGAATCAGGGGCTCGACAATCGGTACAAGCTCATCTTCGACATCGCGGACTTCGCGGACCGGCATGGCTTCGAGGCGGTGTGGATGCCCGAGCGCCATTTCCATCCCTTCGGCGGCATCTACCCGAACCCCGCGGTGCTCGCGTCGGCGCTGGCGGTCAGGACGAAGCACATCCGTCTGCGCTCGGGCTCGGTCGTGCTGCCGCTGCATCATCCCGCCGAGGTCGTCGAGTCCTGGGCCATGGTCGACCATCTGTCCAACGGACGCGTCGACCTGGGGTTCGCCAGTGGCTGGAATCCGAACGACTTCATCCTGTCGCCCGGCACGTTCGCGAACCTCAAGGAGGTCTGGAAGGAGCGGCTCGGCACCGTCCGCCGCTTGTGGCGTGGGGAGCCCATGTCCTTCCCGAACGGGAAGGGCAAGGACACCGAGATCCGCGTGTACCCCCAACCCATCCAGAAGGAGCTGAACGTCTGGCTGGCCATCACCAAGCTCGATGAGACGTACACGTACGCCGGCCACGAGGGCTACAACGTCCTGACGATGCTGCAAGGGATTGATCTGGATGAGCTCGGCAGGAAGATCCGGCTCTACAAGACGGCGCGCCAGGAGGCGGGGCTTCCGCCCGAGGGCGGCAAGGTCACCCTCATGCTCCACACCCTGGTGCACGAGAACCTGAAGCGGGTCGAGGCCGCCGTCCGGGAGCCCTTCTTCAACTACATCAAGAGCGCGTTGACGGGGCACATCCAGAGCCTTCCGGAGTCCGAGCGGCCTTCCGAGAGGGAACTGAACAAGATCGTCGAATACTCGTACGAGCGCTATTTCAAGACAGGCGCCATGTTCGGGTCGGTGGATGACGTGATGAGTGTGGTCAAGAAGGCGGCCTCGGTTGGCGTGACGGAGATTGCGTGTCTGATGGACTTCGGCATCGATTACTCACTGGTCATGGAGTCCCTGCCGTTTCTCCATCGGCTGAAGACGGCCCTGGCGCGCGAAGGGCTGGCCCGGATGGGGGGCCTGGAATGA